The Desulfosporosinus sp. Sb-LF genome contains a region encoding:
- a CDS encoding flavin reductase codes for MEKQWRCTVCGYIHNGENPPEICPICGVDASMFELISPVDEAKASPEAKSAAKPVIAQPDKETAIRQALYRISYGLYIITAQAEGRDNGQCANTCFQITSDPAKVAIGINKKNFTHELIQKSGKFGVSVLSQTGQDYARGFGYRSGRDVNKFEGLAVHRGESGVLLLDDVLVTMEATVTGQLDSGTHTLFLADVTAGEILQEGDPMTYAFFRASK; via the coding sequence ATGGAAAAACAATGGCGCTGTACTGTATGTGGATACATCCATAATGGCGAAAATCCACCGGAAATTTGTCCGATTTGTGGCGTAGATGCTAGTATGTTTGAACTAATTTCTCCGGTAGACGAAGCAAAGGCGTCCCCTGAAGCTAAATCGGCCGCGAAACCTGTAATCGCTCAGCCAGATAAAGAAACAGCCATACGTCAGGCACTTTACCGGATTTCGTACGGCCTTTACATTATCACCGCGCAGGCCGAAGGTCGGGACAATGGTCAATGTGCTAATACTTGTTTCCAAATCACCTCAGATCCAGCGAAAGTGGCTATAGGAATCAACAAGAAGAATTTTACCCATGAATTAATCCAGAAGAGTGGAAAATTTGGAGTTTCAGTGTTGAGCCAAACGGGTCAAGACTACGCACGTGGGTTTGGATATCGATCAGGTCGAGATGTCAATAAGTTTGAGGGTTTAGCAGTCCATCGTGGCGAATCAGGAGTCCTATTACTGGATGATGTACTTGTGACCATGGAAGCAACGGTCACCGGGCAACTTGATTCAGGAACACATACGTTATTTCTCGCGGATGTAACTGCTGGAGAGATCCTTCAAGAAGGGGACCCAATGACCTACGCATTTTTCAGAGCATCGAAATAA
- a CDS encoding cupin domain-containing protein — MTDRIFKLDELAQFDVNVPQKVMVYQTDKTLGAMWCLEPGQEVFLHQHPNADDVWICLEGESGLYFAGNDQEVEIKKGMAILAEAGQTHGMRNTGKDRFIFVGIAGPVPVETVKL; from the coding sequence GTGACAGACAGAATTTTTAAGCTCGATGAATTAGCACAGTTTGATGTGAACGTTCCACAAAAAGTAATGGTATACCAAACAGATAAGACCTTAGGTGCTATGTGGTGTTTAGAACCTGGTCAAGAAGTATTCCTGCATCAACATCCCAATGCAGACGATGTATGGATTTGCCTAGAAGGGGAGTCAGGTCTCTACTTTGCAGGGAATGACCAAGAAGTGGAAATCAAAAAGGGAATGGCGATTCTTGCCGAAGCTGGACAAACTCACGGCATGCGTAACACTGGAAAAGATCGCTTCATATTTGTAGGAATTGCCGGTCCAGTTCCAGTAGAAACAGTTAAACTATAA
- a CDS encoding cyclic nucleotide-binding domain-containing protein, which produces MNDDKVYSLSNVEFLADLTAAELTELASDFEWEKYDKGSEIIRQGQEQHFFYILIKGKADVTVAKEGRSWLLNSLGPGATFGEFSLLTSKSAKKTIVCQEECWVLALEAESFARMLLRWPKLYLTFIGKLTGELNEANLILSEAKYKEILRSTLQLTQYKDKFYGLWGGLRTTKEVERKLEELAHPEGHLLLTGERGTGRQMMAWYVHQRQSGKSAPFVVVEGQRFDQQWRDLIKESVDTKDSSVLYNSNLFDIAEGGTLFIREINLISPHTQHKLAQALNLQKNKCFVIGSLPAEPDDLGRIIIPELRECFAHTYEITPLRERKRDIPILAQGFLEKLAQKNHRNVPTLNKEATQLLLSHHYQQGNVSELIQVIERAFYIADQDVIGLEQIFFGPTSEKSGHTINLLAWPKVEKVLKNGAFIAWTRRVTIVGFSALVLLLLLSPEIAVRTKIFTLVWGLWWPALAIISPFLGRLWCTVCPFSSIMDFVQKRFHKNRPIPKFIMKYDFLIISFLFLLIFWIEVFTNMRSSPSYTVILLISIQVTAILVGITYPRHTWCRHFCPLGGFIGTASIGSMLEVRADATVCLNKCTTFDCYVGKGNVPGCPMSQHLPYLDNNLDCKLCFNCVRNCPNGSVQVNLRFAGREVWHLVRVNQGYAFFIGVMLAILIPLNYFEPLQGIWPSTVWKLWFSLFYWASALLGGTLAWLIAKPFKTKAASLRVKLIFALTPLVLAGHIMYQVAFIPGVHSLFLGIGYVTSSGLLSLNIPFTSMAKGIAAAFGLVLTGITVAIVLLRTKKKRATRLKLERA; this is translated from the coding sequence ATGAATGACGATAAAGTTTACAGTTTATCAAACGTAGAATTTCTAGCGGATTTAACAGCCGCGGAATTAACAGAACTCGCCAGTGATTTTGAATGGGAAAAGTATGATAAGGGCTCAGAAATCATTCGGCAGGGTCAAGAACAACATTTCTTTTATATCCTAATTAAAGGCAAGGCTGACGTTACGGTTGCAAAAGAAGGGCGTTCGTGGCTTCTCAATTCTTTGGGTCCTGGAGCTACCTTTGGCGAATTTTCGTTACTCACCAGTAAATCTGCTAAAAAAACCATTGTTTGCCAAGAAGAATGCTGGGTATTAGCACTGGAAGCCGAAAGCTTTGCACGCATGCTCTTACGATGGCCGAAACTATACCTTACGTTTATTGGAAAGTTGACTGGGGAGCTGAATGAGGCAAATCTGATATTATCAGAAGCTAAATATAAGGAAATTTTGCGGTCTACTCTACAACTAACCCAGTATAAGGATAAATTTTATGGGCTGTGGGGAGGTTTGCGCACGACGAAAGAAGTCGAACGTAAACTGGAGGAACTTGCTCACCCGGAGGGACACCTGCTTTTAACGGGGGAAAGAGGTACCGGTCGCCAAATGATGGCTTGGTACGTACATCAACGCCAATCAGGCAAATCTGCTCCTTTTGTTGTTGTAGAAGGACAACGTTTCGATCAACAGTGGCGGGATTTAATCAAGGAGTCCGTGGATACCAAGGACTCCTCAGTTTTGTATAACTCTAATCTCTTCGATATAGCTGAGGGTGGAACGTTGTTCATACGGGAAATAAACCTTATCTCTCCCCATACCCAGCATAAATTAGCCCAAGCCTTAAACCTTCAGAAAAACAAATGTTTTGTCATCGGAAGTTTACCGGCGGAACCTGACGATTTAGGGCGAATTATCATTCCCGAACTCCGGGAATGTTTTGCCCATACTTACGAAATTACACCCTTGCGTGAGCGTAAACGGGATATCCCAATCCTTGCGCAAGGATTTTTGGAGAAACTAGCTCAGAAGAACCATCGGAATGTTCCCACTCTGAATAAGGAAGCGACCCAGTTATTACTCTCTCATCATTACCAGCAAGGAAATGTTTCGGAGTTAATACAAGTCATCGAAAGGGCCTTCTATATTGCGGATCAGGATGTAATTGGGCTAGAACAGATCTTTTTTGGTCCAACATCAGAAAAAAGCGGCCATACGATTAACCTTCTAGCGTGGCCTAAGGTAGAAAAAGTATTAAAGAATGGAGCATTTATCGCGTGGACACGTCGGGTAACGATTGTTGGTTTTAGCGCACTTGTCTTGTTATTGCTTTTATCTCCCGAAATTGCAGTTAGAACCAAGATTTTCACTTTAGTTTGGGGTTTGTGGTGGCCGGCACTTGCTATTATTTCTCCTTTCTTAGGAAGACTGTGGTGTACGGTCTGTCCGTTTTCTTCGATTATGGATTTTGTGCAAAAAAGGTTTCATAAGAACCGCCCAATTCCGAAGTTTATTATGAAATACGATTTTCTCATAATTAGTTTTCTGTTTCTCCTGATTTTTTGGATAGAAGTGTTTACTAACATGCGTTCCAGTCCCAGCTATACGGTTATTTTATTAATTTCTATTCAGGTCACTGCGATTTTAGTTGGCATTACCTATCCCCGACATACTTGGTGTCGGCACTTTTGCCCTTTGGGGGGATTTATTGGGACTGCCTCTATAGGTTCGATGCTGGAGGTCCGAGCGGATGCTACCGTTTGCCTGAATAAGTGCACGACCTTTGACTGCTATGTCGGCAAAGGGAATGTCCCAGGCTGTCCAATGTCTCAACATCTGCCATACTTAGATAATAATTTAGATTGTAAATTATGCTTCAACTGTGTGCGGAATTGTCCGAATGGTTCTGTGCAAGTTAATTTAAGGTTCGCTGGGCGAGAGGTATGGCATTTGGTCCGAGTTAACCAGGGATATGCCTTCTTTATCGGGGTGATGTTGGCCATTTTAATTCCTCTTAACTACTTCGAACCGCTCCAAGGAATTTGGCCTTCCACTGTTTGGAAACTATGGTTTAGTCTTTTTTATTGGGCCTCTGCCTTACTTGGGGGAACGCTCGCTTGGTTGATCGCTAAACCCTTTAAAACAAAAGCCGCTTCACTACGGGTCAAGTTAATTTTTGCATTAACTCCGTTAGTCCTTGCAGGACATATTATGTATCAAGTGGCGTTTATCCCTGGTGTTCATTCCCTCTTTCTTGGAATAGGTTACGTAACGTCGTCTGGTCTTCTATCCTTGAATATTCCCTTCACATCTATGGCTAAAGGAATTGCCGCTGCGTTCGGTTTGGTGTTAACCGGGATAACTGTGGCTATCGTTTTGCTCCGCACGAAGAAGAAACGTGCGACTCGCCTGAAGTTGGAAAGAGCTTGA
- a CDS encoding aminopeptidase has protein sequence MKDNRIEKLANSLINYSLAIQAGEKILIEVIGPEIPLAQALVRYTYQAGGLPFLSTINHTLLREVLKEFSVEQAEAMTRWDLARMKEMQAYIGIRAGDNVNEWADVPSENMKIYASHYQKPVHSEQRVAHTRWCVLRYPNAAMAQLANTSIEGFEDFYFDVCNLDYSKMSLAMDPLKELMEKTDRVRIVGPGTDLQFSIKGMPAIKCDGHLNIPDGEVFSAPLKESVNGQISYNTPSLYQGFTYDNIVLEFKDGKIVKATANDTERIESVFNTDEGARYVGEFAIGVNPFIQTPMKDTLFDEKIDGSFHFTPGSCYDDCYNGNKSAIHWDLVCIQRSDYGGGEIYFDDTLIRKDGRFVLPELEALNPENLKS, from the coding sequence GTGAAAGATAATCGTATTGAAAAACTCGCTAACTCTTTAATCAATTACTCGCTTGCCATTCAGGCCGGGGAGAAAATTCTCATTGAAGTGATAGGACCAGAAATTCCACTTGCCCAGGCACTTGTTCGTTATACCTATCAGGCAGGTGGTTTGCCGTTTTTGTCTACTATCAATCATACCCTACTACGCGAAGTATTAAAAGAATTCTCAGTGGAGCAGGCGGAGGCCATGACTCGTTGGGATCTGGCGCGGATGAAAGAGATGCAGGCCTATATTGGAATTCGAGCAGGAGATAATGTTAATGAGTGGGCTGACGTTCCAAGTGAAAACATGAAGATTTATGCGTCCCACTATCAAAAACCAGTGCATTCGGAGCAACGGGTTGCGCATACTCGTTGGTGTGTGTTGAGATATCCCAATGCGGCTATGGCTCAGTTAGCAAATACAAGTATTGAAGGATTTGAAGACTTTTACTTTGATGTATGCAACTTGGATTATTCTAAGATGTCGCTGGCCATGGATCCGCTGAAAGAGCTGATGGAGAAGACAGATCGTGTGCGTATTGTTGGACCAGGCACTGACTTGCAATTCTCGATCAAAGGAATGCCAGCCATCAAGTGTGACGGGCATCTCAATATACCAGATGGGGAGGTATTCAGTGCACCCCTGAAGGAATCGGTCAATGGACAAATTAGTTATAACACACCGTCACTTTACCAAGGATTTACCTATGATAATATCGTATTAGAATTCAAGGATGGAAAGATTGTCAAAGCGACTGCCAACGATACAGAACGTATCGAGTCAGTCTTTAATACGGATGAGGGAGCACGCTATGTAGGGGAATTTGCGATTGGGGTTAATCCTTTTATTCAGACTCCTATGAAAGATACCCTTTTTGATGAAAAGATTGATGGAAGTTTCCACTTTACCCCAGGATCTTGTTATGATGATTGTTATAATGGTAATAAATCAGCGATCCACTGGGATTTGGTGTGTATTCAAAGATCAGACTATGGCGGTGGTGAGATTTACTTCGATGATACGCTGATTCGGAAAGATGGACGCTTTGTCTTGCCAGAACTTGAGGCTTTGAATCCAGAGAATCTGAAGTCTTGA
- a CDS encoding RluA family pseudouridine synthase, with amino-acid sequence MNTQPNLWEYCLQSEDSGQKYLSILLHKFHFSLKLLQRLKQGERVWVNGKFTYLTTRGKEGETLSIQLFSDEEANIVGEDLPLDILYEDEYLLAVSKPVGQVVHPTHRYLTNTLGNAVIGYWERNGEHRLYRPIHRIDRNTSGVVIIAKNQFAHQQLAWQLERGHIVKRYFGFVEGVVSDQEGIIDDPIGFAPDSFIKRQVQPDGMPARTHFRVLHRYPNATFLEFILETGRTHQIRVHCENFGYPLLGDDLYGGDTTLLSRQALHSSVYAFLHPVTGLPLVIRAPFPKDLRELITKLKQGATSL; translated from the coding sequence ATGAACACACAGCCTAATCTCTGGGAATACTGTCTACAATCGGAGGACTCAGGTCAGAAATATCTGTCTATCCTACTTCACAAATTTCATTTCTCGCTCAAATTATTACAACGTTTAAAACAAGGAGAACGCGTTTGGGTTAATGGAAAGTTCACTTATTTAACTACACGAGGTAAGGAAGGAGAAACGTTATCCATTCAGCTCTTTTCAGATGAAGAAGCTAACATTGTTGGAGAAGATCTTCCTCTCGACATTCTCTATGAAGACGAATACCTATTAGCTGTAAGTAAACCGGTGGGTCAAGTCGTTCATCCAACACATCGTTATCTCACGAATACTCTAGGCAATGCCGTCATCGGATATTGGGAACGCAACGGAGAACATCGCCTGTATCGTCCTATTCACCGGATTGACCGGAATACCTCTGGAGTCGTCATCATCGCTAAAAATCAGTTTGCCCATCAACAACTCGCTTGGCAATTGGAGCGCGGACACATCGTCAAACGGTACTTCGGATTCGTTGAAGGAGTTGTAAGCGATCAAGAAGGTATTATCGACGACCCCATTGGATTTGCCCCAGATAGTTTTATCAAACGCCAAGTCCAACCCGACGGAATGCCAGCTCGGACACATTTCCGTGTTCTCCATCGCTATCCCAACGCAACGTTTCTTGAATTTATCCTTGAAACAGGACGTACCCACCAAATCCGCGTACACTGCGAAAACTTTGGATACCCCTTGCTCGGGGATGATCTTTATGGAGGAGATACCACGCTTCTTAGCCGCCAAGCCCTACACTCCTCGGTTTATGCTTTCCTACATCCTGTAACTGGTCTTCCCTTGGTTATACGAGCACCCTTTCCTAAGGATCTTAGGGAATTAATTACCAAGTTAAAACAAGGTGCTACTAGTTTATAA
- a CDS encoding YegS/Rv2252/BmrU family lipid kinase — MKSKRLRLVYNPYAGRRKLTTQLDTVLRIFQESGHEVCVHRACSPEDIEQVASQSTDVDRLVIAGGDGSIHQAVNGLLQIPAEQRPTLGILPVGTANDLAYALRLPKSIPEACKVIAKGNVFQMDTGKLNDRFFVNVASAGLLTDVSQKVDTRVKNTLGQLAYFLKGIETLPSFRPFRVEFEHDGQKYLEEVVLFMAVNGLSVGGLRKLVPRASLTDGKLDILMVPAAGWPETVRLLLKVLRGEKANAEKIIEFQTDKLTVKTDRPISSDLDGECGPESVWHVNIGPKISVLF, encoded by the coding sequence ATGAAAAGTAAACGATTACGATTGGTTTATAACCCTTACGCTGGTCGGCGTAAGTTAACGACGCAACTAGATACGGTGCTCCGCATTTTTCAAGAAAGCGGTCATGAAGTATGCGTGCATCGGGCATGTTCACCTGAAGACATTGAGCAGGTAGCGTCTCAAAGTACGGATGTAGATCGTTTGGTGATTGCTGGGGGAGACGGCAGTATTCATCAGGCGGTGAACGGATTGTTGCAAATTCCGGCTGAGCAACGTCCCACACTGGGTATTTTGCCCGTGGGTACAGCAAACGATTTAGCCTACGCGTTGCGATTGCCGAAAAGTATTCCTGAAGCGTGTAAAGTGATTGCTAAAGGAAACGTTTTTCAAATGGATACAGGTAAACTCAATGATCGATTTTTTGTTAACGTAGCAAGTGCGGGGCTTTTGACGGATGTTTCTCAAAAAGTAGATACCCGCGTCAAGAATACGCTCGGGCAATTAGCGTACTTTCTAAAAGGAATTGAGACTCTTCCTTCCTTTCGACCTTTTCGTGTCGAATTCGAGCATGATGGTCAGAAATATCTAGAAGAGGTCGTCTTGTTTATGGCTGTGAACGGCCTTTCGGTTGGAGGACTCAGAAAACTGGTACCAAGAGCTTCTCTAACCGATGGGAAGCTGGATATTTTAATGGTACCCGCGGCAGGTTGGCCTGAGACCGTCCGCCTTCTGTTAAAAGTTTTGCGTGGAGAGAAAGCTAATGCTGAAAAAATTATTGAATTTCAAACCGACAAATTAACGGTTAAAACGGATCGACCGATCAGCTCAGATCTTGATGGAGAATGTGGACCTGAAAGCGTATGGCACGTTAACATCGGGCCGAAAATTTCAGTGCTCTTCTAA
- the mscL gene encoding large-conductance mechanosensitive channel protein MscL, with protein MSFMKEFKEFATRGNVMDLAVGIIIGGAFGKIVSSLVADIIMPPIGLIVGGIRFTDLKLWLKDAVVDGSGKVVKEAVTLNIGNFIQSVFDFLIIAGAIFLIVKAMNSLNRKKPKEPDAPPVTNVEVQLLTEIRDLLKKDN; from the coding sequence ATGAGTTTTATGAAGGAATTTAAGGAATTTGCAACAAGAGGAAATGTGATGGATCTGGCAGTAGGTATCATCATCGGTGGTGCTTTTGGAAAAATTGTTTCTTCTCTTGTAGCGGATATAATTATGCCTCCAATTGGTCTTATTGTAGGAGGAATTAGATTCACGGATCTTAAACTTTGGCTTAAAGATGCCGTAGTAGATGGATCAGGAAAGGTAGTTAAAGAGGCTGTTACCTTAAATATTGGTAATTTTATTCAGAGCGTTTTTGACTTTTTAATTATTGCGGGTGCGATTTTCTTGATTGTGAAGGCCATGAATAGTTTAAATAGGAAGAAACCAAAAGAACCCGATGCTCCACCTGTCACTAATGTGGAAGTTCAGCTGCTTACGGAGATCAGAGATCTTCTTAAGAAGGATAATTAA
- a CDS encoding YwbE family protein translates to MKGQSRKDIYAGITVDIVLKADQRTGKLTRGVVKDILTNSQNHSRGIKVRLVDGQVGRVQEIIN, encoded by the coding sequence ATGAAGGGTCAGTCTAGGAAAGATATTTATGCAGGAATCACAGTAGATATTGTTTTGAAAGCCGATCAAAGAACTGGGAAATTGACGAGAGGAGTTGTCAAAGATATTTTGACAAACTCGCAGAATCATTCGAGAGGAATTAAAGTCCGGCTTGTCGATGGACAAGTCGGAAGAGTTCAAGAGATTATAAACTAG
- a CDS encoding CCA tRNA nucleotidyltransferase — MIGTLFHQEILKRLSVLSPVYIVGGAVRDAQLGIPSKDVDAVIALPIQEIDRQLSEWGYMPHVIGAHQQTVSLFLGTERVDIVTFNGEVEKDALRRDFTLNAIYQEVGTGEIKDPLGGLKDLHNRQLKACGHAKERFYEDPIRILRLIRLAVRYNFEIERETWLAAIEQILLLRTVSAERITEELGRILILDEVDKALGLLDDLGYFETYIPELARLKGLVQNRYHTKDAWEHTRHVVKNTPSHVLLRLAALFHDMGKWETASRECYAWGTIYPSPQGYKIDDFKLIGQNLERWATKDVEVHGGRLDNYPETIVAKRIKLARPTPNNHFEWVPEGKRHFLQHEKESARLVRELLPRFRWAMVLPGGSRGERELHFLVGHHMLGTLTFMNELRGEVEQAKISDKARLFAWKIGWDGQYFNTQRVENLLVLWKADFLGGKQDAEKNVERFDRVQGKIRNACALLTEKANQLDWRYFTEFVRNKGLEGERYGRFKEQVRKRVMMSVKYSLTNTQFLEQEYAFFLNNKR, encoded by the coding sequence ATGATCGGTACATTGTTTCATCAGGAAATATTAAAAAGGCTTAGTGTGCTAAGTCCAGTCTATATTGTCGGCGGGGCTGTTCGTGATGCGCAATTGGGGATTCCCTCGAAAGATGTCGATGCGGTCATAGCACTTCCCATCCAGGAGATAGATCGTCAATTGTCGGAATGGGGGTACATGCCTCACGTGATCGGTGCACATCAGCAGACAGTTAGTTTGTTCCTGGGAACCGAACGAGTCGACATTGTGACGTTCAATGGCGAGGTTGAAAAAGATGCTCTGCGGAGGGATTTTACGCTGAATGCGATTTATCAAGAGGTTGGGACCGGAGAGATCAAAGATCCTTTAGGCGGTCTTAAAGACTTGCATAACAGGCAACTGAAGGCGTGTGGGCATGCGAAGGAACGATTTTATGAGGACCCGATTAGGATTTTGCGCCTTATTCGGCTAGCTGTCCGCTACAACTTTGAAATAGAGCGAGAGACTTGGCTGGCAGCGATCGAACAAATCCTGCTTCTTCGCACGGTCTCAGCGGAACGGATTACAGAAGAACTGGGGCGAATTCTTATCTTGGATGAGGTTGATAAAGCCTTGGGGCTTCTTGATGACTTGGGGTATTTTGAAACGTATATTCCGGAACTGGCTAGATTGAAAGGATTGGTTCAAAATCGTTACCACACAAAAGATGCCTGGGAACACACCCGGCATGTCGTGAAAAATACTCCTTCTCATGTGTTGTTGCGATTAGCTGCCTTGTTTCATGATATGGGAAAATGGGAAACAGCGAGTCGGGAATGTTATGCTTGGGGAACTATTTATCCTTCTCCTCAGGGGTACAAGATCGATGACTTCAAGCTGATAGGGCAGAATCTGGAGCGGTGGGCAACCAAAGACGTAGAAGTTCATGGAGGAAGATTAGATAACTACCCAGAGACCATTGTCGCAAAACGTATTAAATTAGCAAGACCCACACCGAATAACCACTTTGAATGGGTTCCAGAAGGAAAACGTCATTTTTTACAACACGAGAAAGAAAGTGCTCGTCTTGTCAGAGAACTATTGCCTCGCTTTCGGTGGGCGATGGTTCTACCCGGAGGAAGTCGGGGAGAGCGTGAACTTCATTTTTTAGTAGGGCATCATATGCTAGGGACCCTGACCTTTATGAATGAATTAAGAGGCGAAGTGGAACAAGCAAAGATTAGCGATAAAGCCCGACTCTTTGCTTGGAAGATTGGCTGGGATGGGCAGTATTTTAACACGCAAAGAGTGGAAAATTTACTCGTTTTGTGGAAAGCGGATTTTCTGGGTGGTAAGCAGGACGCCGAAAAAAATGTAGAACGATTCGATCGGGTTCAAGGGAAAATTAGAAATGCCTGTGCTCTTTTAACTGAAAAAGCTAATCAGCTTGATTGGCGTTACTTTACAGAATTTGTTCGTAATAAAGGGCTTGAAGGGGAACGGTACGGTCGGTTTAAGGAGCAGGTACGTAAGCGAGTCATGATGAGTGTAAAGTATAGTTTGACAAACACTCAATTTCTTGAACAGGAATATGCATTTTTTTTGAATAACAAAAGATAG